The DNA segment GGCTGAAGACATACGTGCCATATTTCAACAAGGCATTTATAGGAGTTACCGGGCCGCCTGAGAAAATTGAAAAGGCCGCGAGGGACTACGGCGTCACTGTCGTCAAACACGAGGAGGTGTACGGGAGGAGCGAAAAGGACCATTGGGACAGGTATCTCATGACGCACACGAACACTGTTTTCCTCGTCGACAGGGAAGGTATGCTACTTCTGACTTATCCTCACTACCTCCTAGAGCCTGAAAAGATCGCAGGCGATATAAAAAAGCTATTGCGGGAGTGATGAAATGTCCCTAAAATGTTGATAACCAGGCAGTTAGAAAGGAGGACTGATGCGAACCTATACCAAGGCTGCAGGCGCACTTGCAATTATCCTCGTTATTTCCTTTCTGTCGGTGAGCGGATGCGAAAACAACAAGCATAAGCCCCGTGGGGAGGCCTTCCGGAACCCGCCGATCATATCCAGCGTCGGAGGGGTGATCGACGAGGAATTCGACGTCCTGTTTTCGCTGAATGAAGTGAACGGCAAGCAATTCACGAGCCCGACATATAACGGTCTCTACACGCCGCCCGTGCTTCGTGTAAATCCGGGGGACACGATCAGGCTCAGGGTGAATAACCTTATCGATCAGATGACGAATATGCATTATCACGGCATGAACGTGAGCCCTTTGAGCCCGTCGGACGATATATTCATCATGATAACGCCGTCGGGGAGCTTCGACTATGAAGTGCAGATACCGGAAGACCATCCCGAAGGCATGTTCTATTATCATACGCACCTCTACGGCCTGACGGAGCAACAGATTATGGGCGGGCTTTCGGGAGGGCTTATAGTCAACGGAGTGCTCGCACCGTTCCCGCAGCTAGCGGGCATTACGGAGCAGATCATGTACCTGAAGGACGTCCAGATAATAGACGGCCAGGTGCCGCCGGGTGACGACATAGATATAAGTGCCCCGACGAACCCTACGGTCAACGGACAGACGAACCCCGTTCTTTCGATACGCCCTGGCGAGACGCAGTTCTGGCACATCGCAAACATAGGCGCAGACCATTACTATA comes from the Thermodesulfobacteriota bacterium genome and includes:
- a CDS encoding multicopper oxidase family protein, encoding MRTYTKAAGALAIILVISFLSVSGCENNKHKPRGEAFRNPPIISSVGGVIDEEFDVLFSLNEVNGKQFTSPTYNGLYTPPVLRVNPGDTIRLRVNNLIDQMTNMHYHGMNVSPLSPSDDIFIMITPSGSFDYEVQIPEDHPEGMFYYHTHLYGLTEQQIMGGLSGGLIVNGVLAPFPQLAGITEQIMYLKDVQIIDGQVPPGDDIDISAPTNPTVNGQTNPVLSIRPGETQFWHIANIGADHYYNLVLEGHEFYEIERDGNRHNQTVVKEEEFMPTASRVGVLVQGGKPGVYRLRAKKINTGPQGDQYGGETVLTMVVEGDPVEDPIELPIPQAEFPAVENLCDQPVQRERNFVFSETENGDTFFINGKEFDPERVDTFVEIGTLERWTIQNTSQELHVFHIHLTDFQVCEINGVEQPFVGHQDTVNLPYQGQDPSWEGPGEVVVVIDFTNPIIEGKAVYHCHIGQHEDNGMMAVFEACFADECPPDM